Proteins co-encoded in one Saprospira grandis genomic window:
- the rpsS gene encoding 30S ribosomal protein S19: MARSLKKGPYVYHKLIKKLIKAKSSKKKGVIKTWSRSSMIIPQMVGETIAVHNGRTFVPVYVTENMVGHKLGEFAPTRTYRGHSGNRKK; this comes from the coding sequence ATGGCACGTTCACTGAAAAAAGGACCATACGTTTACCACAAGTTGATCAAAAAATTGATCAAGGCGAAGAGTTCAAAGAAGAAAGGGGTGATCAAGACCTGGTCACGTTCTTCTATGATTATTCCTCAGATGGTAGGCGAGACCATCGCTGTGCATAATGGTCGTACATTTGTACCCGTATATGTAACAGAGAATATGGTAGGTCATAAGTTGGGAGAGTTTGCTCCTACACGTACTTATCGCGGGCATTCTGGAAACAGAAAGAAATAG
- the rpsN gene encoding 30S ribosomal protein S14 → MARKSVIAREKKRERLVQKYAARREQLKKEGRWDELDKLPKNSSKVRLHNRCKLTGRPKGYMRQFGLCRVKFREMALAGKIPGITKASW, encoded by the coding sequence ATGGCCCGTAAATCCGTAATCGCAAGAGAAAAGAAAAGAGAGCGCCTAGTGCAAAAATATGCCGCTCGCCGCGAACAACTCAAAAAAGAAGGTCGTTGGGACGAACTAGATAAGTTGCCCAAAAACTCTTCTAAAGTCCGCTTGCACAACCGTTGCAAATTAACAGGACGCCCCAAAGGTTATATGCGCCAATTTGGCCTCTGCCGTGTGAAGTTCCGCGAAATGGCTCTAGCTGGCAAAATTCCTGGTATAACCAAGGCTAGCTGGTAA
- the rplP gene encoding 50S ribosomal protein L16 — translation MLQPRRTKYRKQQKGRIKGIAHRGSKISFGTFGIKTLEEGWITNRQIEAARIAMTRYMKREGKVWIRIFPDKPITKKPNEVRMGKGKGALSHYVAVIKPGRVLFEIDGVKRSIAEEALRLAAQKLPVKMKFVVRNDYVEQ, via the coding sequence ATGTTACAACCGAGAAGAACCAAATACCGCAAGCAGCAGAAGGGCCGTATCAAAGGTATTGCCCATCGCGGTTCTAAAATTTCTTTCGGGACATTCGGCATTAAAACCTTGGAAGAGGGTTGGATTACCAACCGTCAGATTGAGGCGGCTCGTATTGCGATGACTCGCTATATGAAACGTGAAGGAAAGGTATGGATCCGAATTTTCCCCGATAAGCCTATCACTAAGAAGCCCAACGAAGTACGTATGGGTAAGGGAAAGGGAGCTTTGTCTCACTATGTTGCTGTAATTAAGCCAGGTCGTGTTCTATTTGAAATCGATGGAGTTAAGCGATCTATTGCTGAAGAGGCTTTGCGCCTAGCGGCTCAAAAGTTGCCCGTCAAGATGAAGTTTGTCGTGCGCAACGATTATGTAGAACAATAA
- the rplN gene encoding 50S ribosomal protein L14, which produces MIQAESRLRVADNTGAKEVLCIKVLGGSKRRYASIGDIIVVTVKDAAPGGQVKKGVVSKAVIVRTKKEIRRQDGSYIRFDDNAVVLLNASEEPRGTRIFGPVARELRERDFMKIVSLAPEVL; this is translated from the coding sequence ATGATACAAGCAGAAAGTAGACTGCGAGTAGCTGATAACACGGGAGCCAAAGAAGTACTTTGTATTAAGGTGCTTGGTGGCTCTAAACGTCGTTATGCCTCTATCGGTGACATCATTGTAGTTACGGTAAAGGATGCAGCTCCTGGCGGTCAGGTAAAAAAAGGCGTTGTTTCTAAGGCGGTAATCGTACGCACGAAGAAAGAAATTCGTCGCCAAGACGGTTCTTATATTCGCTTTGATGACAATGCAGTTGTTCTCCTCAATGCCTCGGAAGAGCCAAGAGGAACTCGTATTTTTGGCCCAGTAGCCCGTGAGTTGCGCGAGCGCGACTTTATGAAAATTGTTTCACTCGCTCCTGAAGTACTATAA
- the rpsQ gene encoding 30S ribosomal protein S17, giving the protein MATESTRNLRKQRVGIVTSNKMDKTITVSVERRVKHPIYGKFVKTTKKFSAHDEKNDCNTGDVVRIMETRPLSKKKRWRLVEIIERAK; this is encoded by the coding sequence ATGGCAACAGAATCAACACGCAATCTGCGCAAGCAACGTGTAGGTATCGTGACCAGCAACAAGATGGATAAAACCATCACTGTTTCTGTTGAGCGCCGGGTGAAGCACCCCATCTATGGTAAGTTTGTAAAAACGACCAAGAAGTTTAGCGCTCATGATGAGAAGAACGACTGCAACACAGGCGATGTCGTTCGCATTATGGAAACTCGACCCTTGAGCAAAAAGAAGCGCTGGAGACTGGTTGAGATTATTGAACGTGCGAAATAA
- the rplD gene encoding 50S ribosomal protein L4, giving the protein MFTNVALSARNLSQADVINARDLNVYETMNAECLVITESALAAITALLTK; this is encoded by the coding sequence GTGTTCACGAATGTGGCCTTATCTGCCCGCAACCTCTCTCAGGCTGATGTAATCAATGCTCGTGACTTGAATGTTTATGAGACAATGAATGCAGAATGCTTGGTAATTACGGAGAGTGCATTGGCTGCTATTACAGCTCTTTTGACTAAATAA
- the rpsE gene encoding 30S ribosomal protein S5: MAKKSNRVKPVDTEFQDKLVALNRVSKVTKGGRTFSFAAIVVVGDGNGQVGHGLGKAREVSAAITKAADEAKKNLVKVPVLNGTIPHEQHGKFGAGKVLIRPAADGTGVIAGGAMRAVLEVAGVHNVLAKSLGSSNPHNVIKATIDALQKLRTPAQVAKTRGIKLEKVFNG; the protein is encoded by the coding sequence ATGGCAAAGAAATCTAATCGCGTAAAGCCAGTAGATACTGAATTCCAAGATAAATTGGTCGCCCTCAACCGTGTCTCTAAAGTGACCAAAGGAGGCCGTACCTTCAGCTTCGCCGCTATCGTTGTAGTTGGAGACGGAAACGGACAAGTAGGCCACGGCCTCGGTAAAGCCCGCGAAGTCTCTGCAGCTATCACTAAAGCCGCAGATGAAGCTAAAAAGAATCTCGTTAAAGTGCCCGTACTAAACGGAACTATCCCGCACGAACAACACGGTAAGTTTGGCGCAGGTAAAGTACTTATCCGCCCCGCTGCCGACGGTACAGGGGTAATCGCTGGTGGTGCTATGCGCGCCGTCCTAGAAGTAGCCGGCGTCCATAACGTACTCGCCAAATCTCTCGGTTCTTCTAACCCTCATAACGTAATCAAAGCTACTATCGACGCTTTGCAAAAACTACGTACGCCAGCTCAAGTAGCTAAAACTAGAGGAATCAAACTCGAAAAAGTTTTTAACGGATAG
- the rpsC gene encoding 30S ribosomal protein S3, whose amino-acid sequence MGQKTNPIGNRLGIVRGWDSNWFGGKDYAEKVVEDEKIRAYLRVRVEKGGIARIVIERTLKRVTVTIHTSRPGIIIGKGGQEVDRIREELKKLTGKEVQINIFEIRKPELNAQIVGETIAKQLEARINYRKATKMSIQSTMRAGAEGIKVRLSGRLNGSDMSRSEEYKEGRSPLHTFRADIDYAIVEAQTVYGKIGVKVWICRGEIYDKVDLFPTQQSRSGRGGRGGRDNNRRGGRGSRDNRRGGRDNNRRGRKS is encoded by the coding sequence ATGGGACAGAAAACTAATCCAATAGGTAACCGTCTAGGGATTGTACGCGGCTGGGATTCTAACTGGTTTGGCGGCAAGGACTATGCGGAGAAAGTAGTAGAGGATGAGAAGATCCGTGCCTATCTACGTGTTCGCGTAGAGAAAGGTGGTATTGCACGTATTGTGATTGAGCGTACGCTCAAGCGCGTAACTGTAACTATTCATACATCACGTCCTGGTATTATTATCGGTAAGGGTGGTCAAGAGGTTGATCGCATTCGTGAGGAGTTGAAGAAGTTGACAGGCAAAGAAGTGCAGATCAACATTTTTGAAATTCGCAAGCCTGAGTTGAACGCACAGATTGTTGGTGAGACTATCGCTAAGCAGTTGGAGGCGCGTATCAATTACCGTAAGGCAACAAAAATGTCTATTCAATCAACTATGCGTGCAGGTGCCGAGGGTATCAAAGTGCGTTTGTCTGGTCGTTTGAATGGTTCAGATATGTCTCGTTCTGAGGAGTATAAAGAGGGGCGTTCTCCTTTGCATACTTTCCGTGCGGACATTGACTATGCTATTGTTGAGGCACAGACTGTATATGGTAAGATTGGGGTAAAAGTATGGATTTGTCGTGGAGAGATTTATGACAAAGTAGACTTGTTCCCTACTCAGCAGAGCCGTAGCGGACGTGGCGGACGCGGTGGACGCGACAATAATCGTCGTGGTGGCCGTGGTAGTCGTGACAACCGTCGTGGTGGTCGTGACAACAACCGTCGTGGCAGAAAGTCTTAA
- the rplE gene encoding 50S ribosomal protein L5 codes for MSYQPRLKQKYQEEVVAKLKEKFQYKSIMQVPKLEKICVSQGVGMATSDKKLVDNAVEELTLITGQRAVKTRAKKSISNFKLREGMPIGARVTLRGTNMYEFLDRLINVALPRVRDFRGISNKSFDGRGNYTLGVTEQIIFPEINLDKIPRITGMDITFVTSAPTDEESLELLTLLGLPFKTKS; via the coding sequence ATGAGCTATCAACCTAGATTAAAGCAGAAATACCAAGAAGAGGTGGTTGCTAAGCTGAAAGAAAAGTTTCAGTACAAAAGCATCATGCAAGTACCCAAGCTGGAGAAAATCTGCGTAAGCCAAGGTGTAGGAATGGCTACCTCTGACAAAAAGTTGGTTGATAATGCTGTCGAGGAGCTAACTCTTATCACTGGTCAGCGTGCCGTGAAAACTAGAGCCAAGAAGTCTATCTCAAACTTCAAACTCCGTGAAGGTATGCCTATCGGCGCTCGCGTAACGCTACGTGGCACCAATATGTATGAATTCCTCGATCGCCTAATCAATGTTGCTCTCCCTCGTGTACGTGACTTCCGTGGTATTAGCAACAAAAGCTTTGATGGTAGAGGTAATTACACCCTAGGTGTAACAGAACAAATTATCTTCCCTGAGATCAACTTGGACAAAATTCCTCGTATCACAGGTATGGATATCACTTTTGTCACTTCGGCTCCAACAGATGAGGAATCTCTAGAATTACTCACTCTTCTTGGACTACCCTTTAAAACTAAAAGCTAA
- the rplW gene encoding 50S ribosomal protein L23, with product MAKKAIIIKPLLSEKSTELADNPISTKYTFVVAMDANKIEIKKAVEEQFGVTVDDVNTSIRPGKRKSRVVKGRMVSGRTSPYKKAVVTVAEGEFIEGFYGIDTEEELEEVDGNETEAAEA from the coding sequence ATGGCAAAGAAAGCAATCATCATTAAGCCGCTTCTTTCTGAGAAGAGCACTGAGTTGGCTGACAACCCAATTTCTACGAAGTACACTTTTGTGGTGGCAATGGACGCTAACAAAATTGAGATCAAGAAAGCGGTTGAGGAGCAGTTTGGTGTAACTGTAGACGACGTAAACACTTCTATTCGCCCAGGTAAGCGTAAATCACGCGTAGTAAAGGGACGTATGGTAAGTGGACGTACTAGCCCTTATAAGAAAGCAGTTGTTACTGTTGCTGAGGGAGAGTTCATTGAAGGTTTCTACGGTATTGACACGGAAGAGGAGTTGGAAGAAGTAGATGGAAATGAAACTGAGGCTGCAGAAGCCTAG
- the rpmD gene encoding 50S ribosomal protein L30, with the protein MKKVRITQIKSVIDRPKDQKATMVALGLRKINQSSEQVVTPQVAGMINKVKHLLKVEEL; encoded by the coding sequence ATGAAAAAAGTACGTATCACGCAAATTAAAAGTGTTATCGATCGTCCTAAAGACCAAAAAGCAACTATGGTGGCCCTAGGTCTGCGCAAAATCAATCAGTCTTCTGAGCAAGTTGTAACTCCTCAGGTAGCCGGAATGATCAATAAAGTTAAACACTTGCTAAAAGTAGAAGAGCTCTAA
- the rplV gene encoding 50S ribosomal protein L22, whose amino-acid sequence MQYNNETVQATAKLKGCRMSARKMRLSADIVRGLPVSKALGIVKFTRKEGARHLEKMLLSAVANWSVLTGEEADEYGLVVKAIWVDQGPQLKRFQPAPHGRAHRIRKHSCHVSLVVENTVALPTDFVVEEEVAEEIEASND is encoded by the coding sequence ATGCAATATAATAATGAGACGGTACAGGCGACGGCGAAGTTGAAAGGCTGTCGGATGTCTGCGCGCAAGATGCGTTTGTCTGCGGATATTGTCCGTGGTCTACCTGTATCAAAGGCTTTGGGTATTGTAAAATTTACCCGTAAGGAAGGTGCTCGTCATTTGGAGAAGATGCTATTATCTGCAGTAGCGAACTGGTCTGTATTGACTGGTGAGGAGGCAGATGAGTATGGCTTGGTCGTGAAGGCTATTTGGGTAGACCAAGGGCCTCAGCTCAAGCGTTTTCAGCCTGCGCCACATGGTCGTGCGCACCGTATTCGTAAACATTCTTGTCACGTAAGTTTGGTGGTAGAGAATACCGTAGCTCTTCCTACTGATTTTGTAGTAGAGGAAGAAGTGGCAGAAGAAATTGAAGCATCAAACGATTAA
- the rplB gene encoding 50S ribosomal protein L2: MPVKKYNPITPGTRTRLGNTFAEVTTDKPEKSLIRKSSKSGGRNGQGRMTVRHRGGGHKRRYRVIDFKRNKDGIPATVKSIEYDPNRTAFIALLVYADGEKRYILAPHKLKVGDVLLSGVEIAPNLGNSLPLSKIPLGTTIHAIETRPGKGATLVRSAGTSATLAGRDGKYAIIKMPSGETRLVLSECRATVGTVSNPDHGLQVLGKAGRKRWLGRRPRVRGVAMNPVDHPMGGGEGRASGGHPRSRGNIMAKGQKTRKTKKYSDKFIITRRKTGKNKK; encoded by the coding sequence ATGCCAGTTAAGAAGTATAATCCGATTACGCCTGGTACTAGAACTCGGCTTGGGAACACTTTTGCGGAAGTGACCACAGACAAGCCAGAGAAGAGCCTGATTCGTAAGAGCTCGAAGTCTGGGGGTAGAAATGGACAAGGACGCATGACTGTTCGTCACAGAGGTGGTGGACACAAGCGTCGTTATCGTGTAATTGACTTTAAGCGTAACAAGGATGGGATTCCTGCTACTGTAAAGAGCATTGAGTATGATCCTAACCGTACAGCTTTTATTGCTTTGTTGGTATACGCTGATGGAGAGAAGCGCTACATTTTGGCGCCTCACAAATTGAAGGTAGGCGATGTTCTATTGTCTGGGGTAGAGATTGCTCCTAACTTGGGGAACAGCTTGCCTTTGAGCAAAATTCCTTTGGGAACAACTATTCATGCTATTGAGACTCGTCCTGGTAAGGGAGCCACATTGGTAAGAAGTGCAGGTACTTCTGCTACTTTGGCTGGTCGTGATGGCAAGTATGCGATCATTAAGATGCCTTCTGGTGAGACGCGCTTGGTTTTGTCTGAGTGTAGAGCTACAGTGGGTACAGTATCTAACCCTGACCATGGTTTGCAGGTATTGGGTAAGGCTGGTCGCAAGCGTTGGTTGGGCCGTCGTCCTCGAGTACGTGGTGTAGCCATGAACCCTGTAGATCACCCCATGGGTGGTGGTGAGGGCCGTGCTTCTGGAGGTCATCCTCGTTCTCGTGGCAACATTATGGCCAAGGGACAGAAGACGCGCAAGACCAAGAAGTACTCAGATAAGTTTATCATCACGCGTAGAAAAACAGGTAAAAATAAGAAATAG
- the secY gene encoding preprotein translocase subunit SecY encodes MKSFIEKMKEIWAIPELKNRILLTLGLLAVYRFGSFVILPGIDTAEIQKQLSSGGDDAPGLLDLLNTFSGGAFFNAAVFALGIMPYISASIIVQLLGFAIPYFQKLQKDGEAGQRRLNQITRYITIAITLVQGSAYLNYMHASFPEAISSEVGLPIFWFSNIIILTAGTVFCMWLGERITDKGIGNGISLLITAGIIATLPQAFVGEMNLKFSAMAGGPVIFIVELALFALVVLASVALVQAVRKIQIKFAKHMVGRADGASRVAAMGGQSGLDHIPIKLNAAGVMPIIFAQALMFVPGAIAGFLGAPAGADTIWGQLADFTSIPYNVLFFFLVVIFTYVYTALIVNPQQHADQLKRQNAFIPNVKSGADTVEHIDKVASRVTLPGSVALGAIAILPGIAAGVLQIDLGFAIFFGGTSLLIMVAVVLDTLQQIEGHLAMNSYGGFIQGGRLRGRRENPAVDATSTTENPAG; translated from the coding sequence ATGAAATCCTTTATAGAAAAAATGAAAGAGATCTGGGCTATCCCAGAACTCAAGAACAGAATCTTGCTTACCCTAGGTTTGCTTGCAGTCTACCGCTTCGGTAGCTTCGTCATTCTTCCCGGTATCGATACCGCCGAAATTCAAAAACAACTCAGTAGCGGAGGAGATGATGCTCCCGGCCTGCTAGACCTACTCAACACCTTCTCAGGTGGGGCCTTCTTTAACGCTGCCGTTTTTGCCCTAGGTATTATGCCCTATATCTCGGCATCAATTATCGTCCAATTACTCGGATTCGCAATTCCTTACTTTCAGAAATTGCAAAAAGATGGAGAAGCCGGCCAACGCCGACTCAACCAAATTACTCGCTATATCACTATAGCAATTACCCTAGTGCAAGGCTCTGCCTACCTCAACTATATGCATGCCTCTTTCCCAGAAGCTATATCTAGTGAAGTAGGTCTACCCATTTTCTGGTTCTCTAACATTATTATCCTGACCGCAGGTACCGTATTCTGTATGTGGCTAGGAGAACGCATTACCGATAAAGGTATCGGAAATGGTATCTCACTTCTCATTACTGCAGGTATTATCGCTACCCTCCCTCAGGCTTTTGTCGGAGAAATGAACCTCAAGTTTAGCGCAATGGCCGGTGGCCCGGTAATCTTTATCGTAGAACTCGCCCTCTTCGCTCTTGTCGTTCTAGCTTCAGTCGCTCTGGTTCAAGCTGTTCGCAAAATCCAAATTAAGTTTGCTAAACATATGGTGGGCCGTGCCGACGGCGCTAGCCGCGTCGCCGCTATGGGTGGCCAGTCTGGCCTCGACCATATTCCAATCAAACTTAATGCAGCAGGAGTAATGCCTATCATTTTCGCCCAAGCCCTCATGTTTGTTCCCGGTGCCATCGCTGGCTTCCTCGGAGCTCCCGCAGGCGCAGATACTATCTGGGGCCAATTGGCAGACTTTACCTCTATCCCTTACAATGTCCTCTTCTTCTTTTTGGTCGTTATCTTTACTTATGTCTACACCGCGCTGATCGTTAACCCACAGCAACATGCAGACCAACTGAAACGCCAAAATGCTTTCATCCCTAACGTCAAGTCTGGGGCCGATACGGTAGAGCATATTGATAAGGTCGCCTCTCGTGTTACTCTTCCCGGATCTGTCGCCCTCGGCGCTATCGCTATCTTACCCGGTATCGCAGCTGGCGTACTCCAAATTGACCTCGGATTTGCTATCTTCTTCGGAGGTACTTCACTACTCATTATGGTAGCCGTAGTCCTCGATACCCTACAGCAAATTGAAGGCCACCTAGCCATGAACTCTTATGGCGGATTTATCCAAGGTGGACGCCTCAGAGGCCGAAGAGAAAACCCCGCCGTAGATGCTACATCTACTACGGAAAATCCCGCTGGTTAA
- the rplR gene encoding 50S ribosomal protein L18 produces MASKQMTRRQRIHRRIRKKLKGTAERPRMTVYRSNSHIYVQLIDDIAGTTLVSASSKEDGIDGQNVNKSEKARLVGALTAKKAMEKGISTVVFDRGGYLYHGRIKALAEGARGAQKEDGSNELLQF; encoded by the coding sequence ATGGCTTCAAAACAAATGACTCGTCGTCAGCGCATTCACAGAAGAATCCGCAAAAAGCTTAAAGGTACTGCCGAGCGCCCACGCATGACAGTATACAGAAGCAACTCTCATATATATGTCCAGCTTATCGATGATATCGCTGGCACAACCTTGGTCTCCGCTAGCTCTAAAGAAGACGGAATTGATGGCCAAAATGTCAATAAATCTGAAAAAGCTCGCCTCGTTGGTGCCCTAACCGCTAAAAAAGCAATGGAAAAAGGGATCAGCACGGTTGTCTTCGATCGTGGTGGCTATCTCTACCACGGCCGCATCAAAGCCCTCGCTGAAGGCGCTCGCGGTGCACAAAAAGAAGATGGTAGCAATGAGCTCCTTCAATTCTAA
- the rplF gene encoding 50S ribosomal protein L6, which produces MSRIGKLPIEIPAGVEVNIKGNLVEVKGPKGQLSQEIASSGISAKIEDGQVLVSRATEQKRHKAMHGLYRQLIANMIEGVSQGYKVELELHGVGYRASNKGQLLELALGYSHPVMFYLPEEVSVTTETKKGTAPLVTLESFDKQLIGQVAAKIRSFRKPEPYKGKGVRFKGEQIRRKAGKTAAK; this is translated from the coding sequence ATGTCTCGTATAGGAAAACTGCCTATTGAAATTCCAGCGGGCGTAGAAGTTAATATCAAAGGTAATCTCGTAGAGGTTAAAGGCCCTAAAGGCCAACTCTCTCAAGAAATTGCCTCTTCTGGTATCTCTGCCAAAATTGAAGATGGTCAGGTACTAGTATCTCGCGCTACCGAGCAAAAACGTCATAAAGCTATGCATGGCCTCTATCGCCAGCTGATCGCTAACATGATTGAAGGAGTTTCTCAAGGCTATAAAGTAGAACTGGAATTGCATGGTGTGGGTTACCGCGCTAGCAATAAAGGCCAACTCCTAGAATTGGCCCTAGGTTACTCTCACCCCGTTATGTTCTACCTCCCAGAAGAAGTAAGTGTAACTACAGAAACCAAAAAAGGTACAGCCCCCTTGGTGACTCTAGAGTCTTTCGATAAACAACTTATCGGCCAAGTAGCTGCCAAAATCCGTAGCTTCCGCAAACCCGAACCCTACAAAGGTAAAGGTGTACGCTTCAAAGGAGAACAAATCCGTAGAAAAGCCGGTAAAACCGCTGCCAAATAA
- the rplX gene encoding 50S ribosomal protein L24: MANKKQTKVKLHVKVGDTVKVISGDEKGNTGKVVKTFPLEQRAIVEGLNKVKKHIRATNERAGGIIEKEASLHVSNLMLVDAEGVASKVKMEIQDGKKVRISKKTNQVI; this comes from the coding sequence ATGGCAAACAAAAAGCAAACTAAGGTGAAACTACACGTTAAAGTGGGAGACACCGTAAAAGTGATCTCTGGAGACGAAAAAGGCAATACTGGTAAAGTAGTAAAAACCTTTCCTCTAGAGCAACGTGCAATTGTAGAAGGCCTCAATAAGGTGAAAAAACATATCCGCGCTACTAACGAACGCGCAGGTGGCATCATCGAAAAAGAAGCCTCTCTTCACGTTTCTAACCTTATGCTCGTAGACGCTGAAGGCGTAGCTAGCAAGGTGAAAATGGAAATTCAAGACGGCAAAAAGGTCCGCATTTCTAAGAAAACAAATCAAGTTATTTAA
- the rplO gene encoding 50S ribosomal protein L15: MKLSNLKPANGAVKNRKRVGRGTSSGRGGTSTRGHKGAKSRSGFKSKRGHEGGQMPIQMRLPKRGFKNTARRYQSYQPDSFTVVNLNDLQDAANKMNTTTVDINTLVAAGLIKKNEQFKVLAEGELTAALQVSAFRFSKAAKTAIEEKGGSCMLIVKANQIQGVAEAAKLSAVGAKELAEHFKHVNEDDKLHVIAEGSLKTKFDLQATKVDDEVKTQIEALGAAVSLLG; encoded by the coding sequence ATGAAACTGAGTAACCTCAAACCCGCTAACGGTGCCGTAAAGAATCGCAAACGCGTCGGACGTGGGACTAGCTCAGGCCGTGGTGGAACTTCTACTCGCGGTCATAAAGGTGCAAAATCTCGCTCTGGATTCAAAAGCAAAAGAGGCCATGAAGGTGGCCAAATGCCTATCCAAATGCGCCTGCCTAAACGCGGATTCAAAAATACTGCCCGCCGCTATCAATCTTACCAACCCGATAGCTTCACTGTAGTAAATTTGAACGACCTCCAAGATGCAGCCAACAAAATGAATACGACTACTGTCGATATCAATACGCTAGTCGCTGCTGGCCTCATCAAAAAGAATGAACAGTTCAAGGTCCTCGCTGAAGGTGAACTAACTGCCGCTCTTCAAGTTTCTGCCTTCCGCTTCTCTAAAGCTGCCAAAACAGCTATCGAAGAAAAAGGAGGTAGCTGCATGCTTATCGTTAAAGCTAACCAAATCCAAGGTGTCGCAGAAGCTGCTAAGCTCTCTGCCGTAGGCGCCAAAGAATTGGCCGAGCACTTTAAGCACGTTAACGAAGATGATAAGTTGCACGTTATCGCTGAAGGTAGCCTCAAAACTAAATTTGACCTCCAAGCTACTAAGGTAGACGATGAAGTCAAAACTCAAATCGAAGCCTTAGGCGCAGCAGTCTCTCTGCTCGGCTAA
- the rpsH gene encoding 30S ribosomal protein S8, protein MAVTDPVADYLTRIRNAQMAKHRVVEIPASNLKKRITEILYDQGYILRYKFEETSNKQGVIKIALKYDASSKQPVIRKMKRVSRPGLRHYVKADELPRIINGLGLAIISTSKGVITDKKAREENVGGEVLFYIY, encoded by the coding sequence ATGGCAGTAACAGATCCTGTTGCGGACTACCTAACTCGAATCCGCAATGCCCAGATGGCTAAACATCGCGTCGTCGAAATCCCAGCCTCTAATCTGAAAAAAAGAATTACTGAAATTCTTTATGATCAGGGCTATATCCTCCGTTACAAGTTTGAAGAAACTTCTAACAAACAAGGAGTTATCAAAATCGCTCTCAAATACGATGCTTCTTCTAAGCAACCCGTTATTCGTAAAATGAAGCGCGTTAGCCGCCCAGGCCTCCGTCACTATGTGAAGGCCGATGAGCTACCCCGCATAATTAACGGCCTAGGCTTGGCAATCATCTCTACCTCTAAAGGGGTAATCACAGACAAAAAAGCTCGTGAAGAGAATGTAGGTGGTGAAGTACTCTTCTATATCTACTAA
- the rpmC gene encoding 50S ribosomal protein L29 — protein sequence MDKIKATSMTDEQLREALEQAETALHEMVYQHNVSALARPSDLKLARKNIARIKTELRARELKQLEEAGDLKRDRIRARRKKK from the coding sequence ATGGACAAGATTAAGGCAACGTCTATGACAGACGAGCAGCTGAGAGAAGCCCTTGAGCAAGCAGAGACTGCTTTGCACGAGATGGTTTATCAGCACAATGTTTCTGCTTTGGCCCGTCCTAGCGATCTTAAGCTGGCTCGTAAGAACATTGCGAGAATCAAGACGGAGCTTCGTGCTCGTGAATTGAAGCAGCTAGAAGAAGCTGGCGACCTCAAGCGGGATCGCATCCGGGCTCGTAGAAAGAAGAAATAG